In Capillimicrobium parvum, a genomic segment contains:
- a CDS encoding alpha/beta hydrolase — MSPSSALRERVDPEALVALDDFLRRTGPGGLGAIADLAARRERADEVLRSLVAEHPPSDAVVAHDRDAPGPQGEPAVPVRIYRPRAAQGARPGLLFIHGGGMIMGSLDSEDLLARELTDALGCTTVSVGYRLAPEHPHPAPVEDCYAALRWTADNAEEVGVDRDRIALFGPSGGGGLAAGTALIARDRGGPPLVLQALIYPMLDDRNDRPSSHEIRDLGIWDRAANEEAWRMLLGDRRGRDDVPPYAAPSRATDLADLPPTYLDVGELDLFRDEDIDYAARLMRAGVPTELHVDPGAYHAAELLAPESALGARIIGRRLDALRRAFSESAR, encoded by the coding sequence ATGAGCCCGTCCTCGGCGCTGCGCGAGCGGGTCGACCCGGAGGCGCTCGTGGCCCTCGACGACTTCCTACGGCGGACGGGCCCGGGCGGCCTGGGCGCGATCGCGGACCTCGCTGCCCGTCGCGAGCGGGCCGACGAGGTGCTGCGCTCGCTGGTGGCCGAGCACCCGCCCTCGGATGCCGTCGTCGCCCACGATCGCGACGCGCCCGGGCCTCAGGGCGAGCCCGCGGTGCCGGTCCGGATCTACCGGCCCCGGGCGGCGCAGGGAGCGCGGCCCGGCCTGCTGTTCATCCACGGCGGCGGCATGATCATGGGCAGCCTCGACTCCGAGGACCTCCTCGCGCGCGAGCTGACGGACGCGCTCGGCTGCACCACGGTCTCGGTGGGCTACCGGCTCGCCCCCGAGCACCCGCATCCGGCGCCGGTCGAGGACTGCTATGCGGCGCTGCGCTGGACGGCGGACAACGCGGAGGAGGTGGGTGTCGACCGCGACCGGATCGCGCTGTTCGGGCCCAGCGGCGGCGGTGGCCTCGCGGCCGGCACCGCGCTCATCGCTCGCGACCGCGGCGGCCCACCGCTCGTCCTGCAGGCGCTGATCTATCCCATGCTCGACGACCGCAACGACCGGCCCTCGTCCCACGAGATCCGGGACCTCGGCATCTGGGACCGGGCGGCGAACGAGGAGGCCTGGCGCATGCTGCTCGGCGATCGCCGCGGACGCGACGACGTGCCGCCCTACGCCGCGCCGTCGCGCGCCACGGACCTGGCGGACCTCCCGCCCACCTACCTCGACGTCGGCGAGCTCGACCTGTTCCGCGACGAGGACATCGACTACGCCGCACGGCTGATGCGGGCCGGCGTGCCGACCGAGCTGCACGTCGACCCGGGCGCCTACCACGCCGCCGAGCTGCTCGCCCCCGAGTCGGCACTGGGCGCGCGGATCATCGGCCGCCGGCTCGACGCGCTGCGCCGCGCATTCTCGGAGAGCGCCCGCTGA
- a CDS encoding sugar ABC transporter substrate-binding protein has product MFASLGGGAAARRRRVTGVAVALSAAALVVAGCGGSDSSTTTSGSTAAPAGTTASTTDAGGPAASALQQAQAELAKISGPKGQFGSPPTTAPKPATGKTVWIVSVGQSVPAIAKVVSTIESISKDLGWKTRVWDGKLQPNQQLAGMRAAVEAKADAIINYGTDCPTIQVGLQEARAAKIPVVGIESFDCDVVKPGAPSLFTWVVTYEQGDLTQFLTTLGGYQAAWAIAHGKGESKVVHFRETDVRTLLTLADAFTEAMKACSTCEIVDTVEFTGADYGPKLQQKTQQALVQHPETDSVSAGADSTITGGVGAGIRSSQHKPPAIGWECDASVMPLLKSGIEGACFDFVSEWEGYAAVDAVIRLFAGEKPTTQTGIGIRLVDKEHNLDGYVPGKGPVDYAAIYRKAWGLG; this is encoded by the coding sequence GTGTTCGCATCGCTGGGCGGCGGAGCCGCCGCGCGCCGCCGGCGGGTCACCGGCGTCGCCGTGGCGCTGTCTGCCGCGGCTCTGGTCGTCGCCGGGTGCGGCGGCTCTGACTCCTCGACGACGACGTCGGGATCGACGGCTGCGCCCGCCGGGACGACCGCATCCACCACGGACGCGGGCGGCCCCGCCGCCTCCGCGCTCCAGCAGGCGCAGGCGGAGCTGGCCAAGATCTCGGGTCCGAAGGGCCAGTTCGGCTCGCCGCCCACCACCGCGCCCAAGCCGGCGACCGGCAAGACGGTGTGGATCGTGTCCGTGGGCCAGAGCGTCCCGGCGATCGCGAAGGTCGTCTCGACGATCGAGTCCATCTCGAAGGACCTCGGCTGGAAGACGCGCGTGTGGGACGGCAAGCTCCAGCCCAACCAGCAGCTCGCCGGCATGCGCGCCGCCGTGGAGGCCAAGGCGGACGCGATCATCAACTACGGCACCGACTGCCCGACGATCCAGGTCGGCCTGCAGGAGGCCAGGGCGGCGAAGATCCCCGTGGTCGGGATCGAGTCGTTCGACTGCGACGTCGTCAAGCCCGGCGCGCCGTCGCTCTTCACGTGGGTGGTGACCTACGAGCAGGGCGACCTGACGCAGTTCCTCACGACGCTCGGCGGCTACCAGGCCGCGTGGGCCATCGCGCACGGCAAGGGGGAGAGCAAGGTCGTGCACTTCCGCGAGACGGACGTGCGCACGCTGCTGACCCTCGCCGACGCCTTCACGGAGGCGATGAAGGCCTGCTCCACCTGCGAGATCGTCGACACGGTGGAGTTCACCGGCGCGGACTACGGCCCGAAGCTCCAGCAGAAGACGCAGCAGGCCCTCGTGCAGCACCCCGAGACCGACTCCGTGTCGGCCGGCGCGGACTCGACCATCACGGGCGGCGTCGGCGCCGGCATCCGCAGCTCCCAGCACAAGCCGCCCGCGATCGGGTGGGAGTGCGACGCGTCGGTGATGCCGCTGCTCAAGAGCGGGATCGAGGGCGCGTGCTTCGACTTCGTGTCCGAGTGGGAGGGGTACGCGGCCGTCGATGCGGTGATCCGGCTCTTCGCCGGCGAGAAGCCGACGACCCAGACCGGCATCGGCATCCGGCTCGTCGACAAGGAGCACAACCTCGACGGGTACGTGCCGGGGAAGGGGCCGGTCGATTACGCGGCGATCTACCGCAAGGCGTGGGGGCTCGGCTGA
- a CDS encoding TetR family transcriptional regulator, whose protein sequence is MTNLDAPSPGRGQSERRFAIAAEAIRLFEERGLDATTVDDIAAAAGISPRTFFRYFATKEAAAFPDHEARIAELRRRLGARRSSPEPIAAACEVSQGLALEYFSAYGLYRPRYHLVKEVPALRDYERLMDREYEVALDEHLAGELTGDAAPIVARLVAAAIVAGVNHTLEVWANQDEVDGAQLLERTFAQLRAAFPDDRSSAPASDGAPAEDLIVVVPASSALRGAIVEALRGARGD, encoded by the coding sequence TTGACGAACCTCGACGCCCCATCGCCGGGCCGCGGCCAGTCCGAGCGGCGCTTCGCCATCGCCGCGGAAGCCATCCGCCTGTTCGAAGAGCGCGGGCTCGACGCGACGACCGTCGACGACATCGCGGCGGCGGCGGGGATCTCGCCGCGCACGTTCTTCCGCTACTTCGCGACGAAGGAGGCGGCGGCGTTCCCCGACCACGAGGCGCGCATCGCGGAGCTGCGCCGGCGCCTCGGGGCGCGCCGCTCGTCGCCCGAGCCGATCGCCGCCGCGTGCGAGGTCAGCCAGGGGCTCGCGCTCGAGTACTTCAGCGCGTACGGCCTGTATCGCCCGCGGTACCACCTGGTCAAGGAGGTGCCCGCGCTGCGCGACTACGAGCGGCTGATGGACCGCGAGTACGAGGTCGCGCTCGACGAGCACCTGGCCGGCGAGTTGACCGGCGATGCGGCGCCCATCGTCGCCCGCCTCGTCGCGGCCGCGATCGTGGCCGGCGTCAACCACACGCTCGAGGTCTGGGCGAACCAGGACGAGGTCGACGGTGCGCAGCTGCTCGAGCGCACGTTCGCGCAGCTGCGGGCCGCCTTCCCGGACGATCGCTCGAGCGCTCCCGCCTCTGACGGGGCGCCCGCGGAGGACCTGATCGTCGTCGTGCCCGCCAGCAGCGCCCTGCGCGGGGCGATCGTCGAGGCCCTGCGCGGCGCCCGGGGCGACTGA
- a CDS encoding thiolase family protein, translated as MRFERCHIPVGAAWSSPFARWQGPLAPFSSLDVAVAVTARAMRERAIEPGDLSCFVLGMTIPQMGSFYAAPTVASRIGAPHLGGPTIAQACATSVAALCAAAATVESDGGLALTVLTDRTSNGPHVVYPGVGGAGGRVDREDLPLDSFAADPLTGEAMIATAEAVAAEGGFPREALDEVAALRYEQYGRALADDRAFQRRYMVAVELEDARGRPAVSVDADVGVRATTHDDLRALRPSRPGGVVTGGTQTHPADGTAGLLVTTAERAKELGRDGAVARLVSSGTARTEPARMPKAPAPAARAALDAAGLGPGDLDLVTTHNPFAVNDLWLERELGIAQERINPFGSSLVYGHPQAPTGARAIVELIEALALRGGGTGLFTGCAAGDTGAAVVVRVDG; from the coding sequence ATGAGGTTCGAGCGCTGCCACATCCCGGTCGGCGCCGCATGGTCGTCGCCGTTCGCGCGCTGGCAGGGCCCGCTGGCGCCGTTCTCGAGCCTCGACGTCGCCGTGGCGGTGACCGCGCGGGCGATGCGCGAGCGGGCGATCGAGCCGGGCGACCTGAGCTGCTTCGTGCTGGGCATGACGATCCCGCAGATGGGCAGCTTCTACGCCGCGCCGACCGTGGCCAGCCGGATCGGCGCGCCGCATCTCGGCGGGCCGACGATCGCCCAGGCGTGCGCGACGTCCGTCGCGGCCCTGTGCGCCGCCGCCGCGACCGTCGAGTCGGACGGAGGCCTCGCGCTGACCGTGCTCACCGACCGCACGAGCAACGGCCCGCACGTCGTGTACCCCGGGGTCGGCGGGGCCGGTGGACGGGTGGACCGCGAGGACCTGCCGCTCGACAGCTTCGCCGCGGATCCGCTGACGGGCGAGGCGATGATCGCGACCGCGGAGGCGGTCGCGGCGGAGGGCGGCTTCCCGCGCGAGGCGCTCGACGAGGTCGCCGCGCTGCGCTACGAGCAGTACGGCCGCGCGCTCGCGGACGACCGCGCGTTCCAGCGCCGCTACATGGTGGCCGTCGAGCTCGAGGACGCCCGCGGGCGGCCCGCCGTCAGCGTCGACGCCGACGTCGGCGTTCGCGCCACCACCCACGACGACCTGCGCGCGCTGCGGCCGTCGCGGCCCGGCGGCGTGGTCACCGGCGGCACGCAGACCCATCCGGCCGACGGCACCGCCGGGCTGCTGGTCACCACCGCCGAGCGGGCGAAGGAACTCGGGCGCGACGGCGCCGTGGCGCGACTCGTGTCGTCCGGGACCGCGCGCACCGAGCCGGCGCGCATGCCCAAGGCGCCCGCGCCCGCGGCGCGGGCGGCGCTCGACGCCGCGGGCCTCGGCCCCGGCGACCTCGATCTCGTCACCACGCACAACCCGTTCGCCGTCAACGACCTGTGGCTCGAACGCGAGCTCGGCATCGCCCAGGAGCGCATCAACCCGTTCGGGTCGAGCCTGGTCTACGGGCATCCGCAGGCGCCGACCGGCGCCCGCGCGATCGTCGAGCTCATCGAGGCGCTCGCGCTGCGCGGCGGGGGCACCGGCCTCTTCACCGGGTGCGCCGCCGGGGACACCGGCGCCGCCGTCGTCGTCCGCGTGGACGGCTGA
- a CDS encoding phenylacetate--CoA ligase family protein yields MTAAYYSEHLETMSAGEVDDLQSRLLQRHLPALVARSPFYARKLAEAGCDARSIRRPRDLRNLPFTDKAELRESQLAAPPLGEYAGVPMRDVVRVHASSGTTGRPSYVGVTAADADAWADIAARVYWCEGMRPDDVVLHAFGLGFFVGGLPLAEAVQRIGATFIPLGTGATDRLLSSAADLGGTILSCTPSYARYLAEHMRDELGRDPRTLGVRRVLVGAEPGGAIPAVRDRIADDFGAEVRESVGNADVFPMYAATCDALDGNHLLAPERLIAEIVDPESGDVLEWEDGAEGELVATHLDRECVSLVRFRTRDRVVVRTTPCPCGRTAPRITCVGRTDDLLIVNGVNVWPSAISDVVSSVPRTTGAIEIVVPGPLPKVDPPVCVRVEHAAEPGDLETLCATLEGRIRDKLVVRAKVELLPPGTLPRSQAKTRLVRVLEPAEAGQ; encoded by the coding sequence ATGACCGCGGCGTACTACAGCGAGCACCTCGAGACGATGTCCGCCGGCGAGGTGGACGACCTCCAGTCCCGCCTGCTGCAACGCCACCTCCCCGCGCTCGTCGCGCGGTCGCCGTTCTACGCCCGCAAGCTGGCCGAGGCGGGCTGCGACGCCCGGTCGATCCGGCGCCCGCGCGACCTGCGCAACCTGCCGTTCACCGACAAGGCGGAGCTGCGCGAGAGCCAGCTCGCGGCTCCGCCGCTCGGCGAGTACGCCGGCGTGCCGATGCGCGACGTCGTCCGCGTCCACGCCTCCAGCGGGACCACCGGGCGGCCCAGCTACGTCGGGGTCACCGCCGCCGACGCCGACGCCTGGGCCGACATCGCCGCGCGCGTGTACTGGTGCGAGGGGATGCGCCCGGACGACGTCGTCCTGCATGCGTTCGGCCTGGGGTTCTTCGTCGGCGGCCTGCCGCTCGCCGAGGCGGTGCAGCGCATCGGGGCGACGTTCATCCCGCTCGGCACCGGAGCGACCGACCGGCTCCTGTCCTCCGCCGCCGACCTCGGCGGCACGATCCTGTCGTGCACGCCGTCCTACGCCCGCTACCTCGCCGAGCACATGCGCGACGAGCTCGGGCGCGACCCGCGCACGCTCGGCGTGCGCCGGGTGCTCGTCGGCGCCGAGCCGGGCGGCGCGATCCCGGCGGTGCGCGACCGCATCGCCGACGACTTCGGGGCCGAGGTGCGCGAGAGCGTCGGCAACGCGGACGTGTTCCCGATGTACGCGGCGACGTGCGACGCACTGGACGGCAACCACCTGCTGGCCCCCGAGCGGCTGATCGCCGAGATCGTGGACCCCGAGTCCGGAGACGTGCTCGAGTGGGAGGACGGCGCCGAGGGCGAGCTGGTGGCCACGCACCTCGACCGCGAGTGCGTCTCGCTCGTGCGCTTCCGGACCCGCGACCGCGTCGTCGTGCGTACGACCCCGTGCCCGTGCGGCCGCACGGCGCCGCGGATCACCTGCGTCGGCCGCACCGACGACCTCCTGATCGTCAACGGGGTCAACGTCTGGCCGTCGGCGATCAGCGACGTCGTGTCGTCGGTTCCGCGGACGACGGGGGCGATCGAGATCGTCGTGCCGGGTCCGCTGCCGAAGGTCGATCCGCCGGTCTGCGTCCGCGTGGAGCACGCCGCCGAGCCCGGCGACCTCGAGACGCTGTGCGCGACGCTCGAGGGACGCATCCGCGACAAGCTCGTCGTCCGCGCGAAGGTCGAGCTGCTGCCACCGGGAACGCTGCCGCGCAGCCAGGCCAAGACGCGGCTGGTCCGCGTCCTCGAGCCGGCCGAGGCCGGGCAATGA
- a CDS encoding aldehyde dehydrogenase family protein, with translation MLIGGEWVEARSGKTFEVVDPTTARVIATVPEADRADVDAAVGAARAALDGPWSRLLPHERQALILRLADLVEEHGEEIAALETLNQGKLLAVAETVEVEMAADYLRYMAGWATKLEGSTLQLSPRMTEGVGYHAFTRPEPVGVVACIVPWNFPHLMAVWKVAPALATGCTAVLKPAEQTPLTALKFAALVEEAGFPPGVVNVVTGHGEPTGAALVKHKGIDKIAFTGSTAVGKRIGVEAMKNMTRVSLELGGKSPVLVLDDIDPEFIGPAMLGGLFFNSGQQCVAGSRLYAPARRFDEIVEKVAYYADFLKVGSPFDPNVQLGPVVSQVQRDRILEYIESGRADGAEVVLGGGVIEGDGYFVEPTILANTSHDMRVVREEIFGPVLVAMPYRDLDDLVEKANDTEYGLAASIWSQNLSRVLELIPRIRAGTVWVNTHGVLDANMPFGGFKQSGIGREHGRAAIDHYTETKSVCIAY, from the coding sequence ATGCTCATCGGCGGCGAATGGGTCGAGGCGAGGTCCGGCAAGACGTTCGAGGTCGTCGACCCGACGACGGCGCGGGTCATCGCGACGGTCCCGGAAGCGGATCGGGCGGACGTCGATGCGGCCGTGGGCGCCGCCCGTGCCGCGCTCGACGGTCCCTGGTCGCGCCTGCTGCCGCACGAGCGCCAGGCCCTGATCCTGCGCCTCGCGGACCTCGTCGAGGAGCACGGCGAGGAGATCGCCGCGCTCGAGACGCTCAACCAGGGCAAGCTGCTCGCGGTCGCCGAGACCGTCGAGGTCGAGATGGCCGCGGACTACCTGCGCTACATGGCCGGGTGGGCGACGAAGCTCGAGGGCTCGACCCTGCAGCTGTCCCCTCGCATGACCGAGGGGGTCGGCTACCACGCGTTCACGCGCCCCGAGCCCGTCGGGGTGGTGGCGTGCATCGTCCCGTGGAACTTCCCGCACCTCATGGCGGTGTGGAAGGTCGCGCCCGCTCTGGCCACCGGCTGCACGGCCGTGCTCAAGCCCGCGGAGCAGACCCCGCTGACCGCGCTGAAGTTCGCCGCGCTCGTCGAGGAGGCCGGCTTCCCGCCGGGCGTCGTCAACGTGGTCACGGGCCACGGCGAGCCGACCGGGGCGGCGCTCGTCAAGCACAAGGGCATCGACAAGATCGCCTTCACCGGCTCGACCGCCGTCGGCAAGCGCATCGGCGTCGAGGCGATGAAGAACATGACGCGGGTGTCGCTCGAGCTCGGCGGCAAGTCCCCGGTGCTCGTGCTCGACGACATCGACCCCGAGTTCATCGGCCCGGCGATGCTCGGCGGGCTGTTCTTCAACTCCGGCCAGCAGTGCGTCGCCGGGTCGCGCCTGTACGCGCCCGCGCGGCGTTTCGACGAGATCGTCGAGAAGGTCGCCTACTACGCGGACTTCCTGAAGGTCGGCTCGCCGTTCGACCCCAACGTCCAGCTGGGGCCGGTCGTCTCGCAGGTGCAGCGCGACCGCATCCTCGAGTACATCGAGTCAGGGCGGGCCGACGGCGCCGAGGTCGTCCTCGGCGGGGGAGTGATCGAGGGCGACGGCTACTTCGTCGAGCCGACGATCCTCGCCAACACGAGCCACGACATGCGGGTCGTGCGCGAGGAGATCTTCGGGCCGGTGCTCGTCGCGATGCCCTACCGCGACCTCGACGACCTCGTCGAGAAGGCCAACGACACGGAGTACGGGTTGGCCGCCAGCATCTGGAGCCAGAACCTGAGCCGCGTCCTCGAGCTCATCCCCCGGATCCGGGCCGGCACGGTCTGGGTCAACACCCATGGCGTGCTCGACGCCAACATGCCGTTCGGGGGCTTCAAGCAGTCAGGCATCGGCCGTGAGCACGGCCGCGCCGCCATCGACCACTACACGGAGACGAAGTCCGTGTGCATCGCCTACTGA